The window CAGCATACACATATGGATGGGTCATGACAACTGTTTTAGTTGAAGGACTCAGAAGAGCAGGTAAGGGTCTTGACGAAGAGGAACTGATAGGGGCTCTTGAGAGTCTAAAGAATTATGAGACCGGAGAACTCTGTAATCCTATCACGTACAGTCCGCAAAGCCACAAAGGCGGGAATTCATCAAAGATATATAAAGTTGACCCTGTTGGTCAAAAATACGTCTCCATAACGGGATGGAGAAAGTCAGAGTAGTATTGAACACTCTAAGGTCGTGGCCGAATGGAAACAGGATCTTGACCCACCGTTATAATTTTCTGAGGCCTGGAAACCAGTCTGGCTTCTAACTGTCCTTCGCTCCGAGAAGAAGACTAGAAAGTAATTAGACCCAGAGAAAAGCGGGGCTATGACCAGGTAGGGTAGGGACGTTGGTTCTAAAACAACTTAAATTTTTTCACGAGAAAGAAAAAAGGGGTGAGCAATTGAATAGCTTACCCCTTAATGCTCGTGGTGCCGAGACCCAGAATCGAACTGGGGACACGAGGATTTTCAGTCCTCTGCTCTACCGACTGAGCTATCTCGGCGCTACAGTATTCTACAGCTTTTTACTCCATTTTGTATTTTTGTATATATTAGAAAACAAAAAAGTTGTCAAGTCTTTTCGTGTGCCAACTCTATTACATAGGTTCCTGCAATCTTATCATGCCATCCCTGCTTATTCTTATCGAAGGCTACCCACAGAAAACCTATATTGAGTACAACAGCAGACACTAAGTACCCAACCCATCTTAAAAACGATTTGCCATAGCTTAATGGTTCACCGTTTTCTTGGATAACCTTTAGCTGGCAGATCATTTTACCTATGGTCTGCCCTGTAGAACCGTGGAGGTAAGTAAAATAGCCTATTGTAATTGCCAGAATAACTATATTGTATGGTATGGTAAGCATTAACACTCGGTCCAAAATCATAAACCAATCTTGCGTTTCTGAGGCTAAATATACAGCCAGACCACCCGCAATAAAAAAGACCGCATATATAACTTGAAGTATCATATTGTCTATAGAGAATGCCAGTGCCCTTATCCAAAAACCTGCTTTCTTATTCAGGTTGCCTTCCTCAATAAGACCGGGCTTCAGACCTTCTTCTGGATTCGTCATCTGGTCGTTTTCAGAAGGATGATACTCTACAGTGCTGAATTCCATATCTATCACTTTGACTCTTCATCTGATGAAGGTTCTTCTTCCTCAAATTCTATAACCTCTATATTTATAGGGTCTAAATTGATAGTTTCTATATTCTCTTCTTGCTGTTCTGGAAAAGATATTACTTCTGTCGGAGATTCAATCTCTAAGGGAGATAGCTCAATATCTTCCTCTGATTGAGCGGGTTCCACAAGGTGACTATCCTCTAACCCTATCGATATCTCATCGCCTGTACTAACCTCAGGTAGTTCTATCTCTGTCTCTGTATCTGCACCTTTCTCTTCGGAAAATTCTTCTAGCCCCTCTTCCAACGTAAGCTCTGGAAGAACACTGGGCTCTTCTAGTTCAAGTTTTAAGGGTTCCTCTGAACTTTCATCACCCGCACTAATCTCAGTAAGCACAATCTCTGCATCTGCTTCCTTCTCCGCAGTTTCCCCTTCCAAACCCACTTCCATAGAGAATAGTTTTTCTGTTTTATCCTCAAAGCCTAAATCTATATGGATCTCCAAATCTTCTTTGTCTTCCGCTTCTATCTCGGGCAAATCCTCCAAAACCATCCCCTCTTGATCTTCTATCTCATGGTCTATCGCCTCTATTACAGGTTCTTCTTTCAAAGCCTCGGGATCTGGTTGAATAAAAGAATCCATAGTGTCAATCATCGCTTGTACCTCTGGAACACCGGCATCCAATT is drawn from Thermodesulfobacteriota bacterium and contains these coding sequences:
- a CDS encoding RDD family protein — its product is MEFSTVEYHPSENDQMTNPEEGLKPGLIEEGNLNKKAGFWIRALAFSIDNMILQVIYAVFFIAGGLAVYLASETQDWFMILDRVLMLTIPYNIVILAITIGYFTYLHGSTGQTIGKMICQLKVIQENGEPLSYGKSFLRWVGYLVSAVVLNIGFLWVAFDKNKQGWHDKIAGTYVIELAHEKT